The Flavobacterium sp. 123 genome contains a region encoding:
- the proS gene encoding proline--tRNA ligase: MSKNLTTRSEDYSKWYNELVVKADLAENSGVRGCMVIKPYGYAIWEKMQAELDRMFKETGHQNAYFPLFVPKSMFEAEEKNAEGFAKECAIVTHYRLKNDPDKPGKLMVDPNAKLEEELIVRPTSEAIIWSTYKGWVQSYRDLPLLINQWANVVRWEMRTRLFLRTAEFLWQEGHTAHATKKEAVEESEKMMNVYAEFVENFMAIPVIKGLKTETERFAGAEETYCIEALMQDGKALQAGTSHFLGQNFAKAFDVKFANSEGKQEHVWGTSWGVSTRLMGALVMTHSDDKGLVLPPNLAPIQVVIVPIYKTDEQLAEITNEVNTLIASLRKLRISVKYDDRTTQKPGFKFAEWELKGVPVRIAVGPKDLENGTFEVARRDTLTKEVVSKESIVAYTNDLLEQIQSEMFDKALDYRQNHITEVNSFEEFKTVLDTKGGFISAHWDGTAATEERIKDLTKATIRCIPLDRVEEAGSCVFTGEKSVGRVLFAKAY; this comes from the coding sequence ATGAGTAAGAACCTTACTACAAGATCGGAAGATTATTCGAAATGGTATAATGAGCTAGTTGTAAAAGCTGATTTAGCCGAAAATTCAGGAGTTAGAGGCTGTATGGTTATCAAACCTTACGGATATGCAATATGGGAGAAAATGCAGGCAGAGCTAGATCGTATGTTTAAAGAAACAGGTCATCAAAATGCTTATTTTCCTTTATTTGTGCCAAAAAGCATGTTTGAGGCGGAAGAGAAAAATGCGGAAGGATTTGCTAAAGAATGTGCTATTGTTACGCATTACAGACTAAAAAATGATCCAGATAAACCTGGAAAGTTAATGGTGGATCCTAATGCTAAATTAGAAGAAGAATTAATAGTTCGTCCTACAAGTGAAGCTATTATTTGGTCTACATACAAAGGTTGGGTTCAATCCTATAGAGATTTACCGTTATTGATAAATCAATGGGCTAATGTGGTTCGTTGGGAAATGAGAACAAGATTGTTCTTGCGTACAGCGGAATTTTTGTGGCAAGAAGGGCATACGGCTCACGCAACAAAAAAAGAAGCCGTTGAGGAATCAGAGAAAATGATGAATGTTTATGCGGAGTTTGTCGAAAATTTTATGGCTATTCCAGTTATAAAAGGATTGAAAACCGAAACAGAACGTTTTGCAGGAGCTGAAGAAACCTATTGCATTGAAGCTTTGATGCAAGATGGAAAAGCATTACAAGCAGGGACATCACACTTTTTAGGACAGAACTTTGCGAAAGCATTTGATGTTAAATTTGCTAATTCTGAAGGAAAACAAGAACATGTTTGGGGTACTTCATGGGGAGTTTCTACCAGATTAATGGGAGCTCTTGTTATGACGCATTCAGATGATAAAGGATTGGTTTTGCCTCCTAATTTAGCGCCAATTCAAGTTGTTATTGTTCCTATTTATAAAACAGATGAGCAATTAGCGGAGATTACAAATGAAGTGAATACTTTAATTGCGTCTTTACGAAAATTACGCATTTCAGTAAAATATGATGATAGAACTACACAAAAGCCAGGTTTTAAATTTGCAGAATGGGAATTGAAAGGTGTGCCAGTTCGAATTGCAGTTGGACCAAAAGATTTAGAAAACGGAACTTTTGAAGTTGCAAGAAGAGATACTTTGACAAAAGAAGTGGTTTCAAAAGAATCAATTGTTGCTTATACTAATGATTTATTAGAGCAAATTCAAAGTGAAATGTTTGATAAAGCTTTAGATTATCGTCAAAACCATATTACGGAAGTAAATAGTTTTGAGGAATTTAAAACAGTTCTCGATACAAAAGGAGGTTTTATATCCGCGCATTGGGATGGGACTGCAGCTACAGAAGAAAGAATAAAGGATTTGACTAAAGCAACCATTAGATGTATCCCTTTAGACCGTGTTGAAGAGGCGGGAAGCTGTGTTTTTACAGGGGAAAAGTCGGTAGGAAGAGTGTTGTTTGCGAAGGCATATTAA
- the rpsT gene encoding 30S ribosomal protein S20, whose protein sequence is MANHKSALKRIRSNEKRRVLNRYQHKTTRNAIKALRIATDKADATSKLSNVISMIDKLAKKNIIHDNKASNLKSKLTKHVAKL, encoded by the coding sequence ATGGCAAATCATAAGTCAGCATTAAAGAGAATTAGAAGTAACGAAAAAAGAAGAGTATTAAATAGATACCAACACAAAACTACTCGTAATGCTATCAAAGCGTTAAGAATAGCTACTGATAAAGCTGATGCTACATCTAAGTTGTCTAATGTAATCTCTATGATTGATAAATTAGCTAAAAAGAATATCATTCATGATAACAAAGCTTCTAACTTAAAATCTAAGTTAACTAAGCACGTTGCTAAATTGTAA
- the typA gene encoding translational GTPase TypA → MESIRNIAIIAHVDHGKTTLVDKIMYHCQLFRDNENTGDLILDNNDLERERGITITSKNVSVVYKGTKINIIDTPGHADFGGEVERVLNMADGVCLLVDAFEGPMPQTRFVLQKAIDLGLKPCVVINKVDKENCTPEEVHEKVFDLMFELGAEEWQLDFPTVYGSAKNNWMSDHWENVTDNVEALLDMVVENVPAPKVSEGTPQMLITSLDFSAFTGRIAIGRLERGVLNEGMPISLVKRDGTISKSRIKELHTFEGLGRKKVQQVIAGDICAIIGVEGFEIGDTIADFENPEGLKTIDIDEPTMSMLFTINDSPFFGKEGKFVTSRHIRERLIKELEKNLAMKLGETDSADKFMVFGRGVLHLSVLIETMRREGYELQIGQPQVIIKEIDGKKCEPIEELTIDLPETLSGRAVEFVTLRKGEMLSMETKGDRMIVKFNIPSRGIIGLRNQLLTATAGEAIMAHRFIGYEPYKGEIAGRNKGSLISMEKGKAIPYSIDKLQDRGKFFVEPNAEIYEGQVIGENSRGDDMCVNVTKEKKQSNVRSSGNDEKARIIPPIIFSLEEALEYIQKDEYVEVTPKSIRLRKIYLTETDRKRFKF, encoded by the coding sequence ATGGAATCTATTAGAAACATTGCAATTATTGCCCACGTCGATCACGGTAAAACCACTTTGGTTGATAAAATTATGTATCACTGTCAATTATTTCGTGACAACGAAAACACAGGTGACCTAATTCTTGATAACAACGACTTAGAGCGTGAAAGAGGTATTACTATTACTTCTAAAAATGTTTCTGTAGTATACAAAGGAACAAAAATTAATATTATCGATACTCCTGGTCACGCCGATTTTGGTGGTGAAGTTGAGCGTGTATTGAATATGGCTGATGGAGTTTGTCTATTAGTTGATGCTTTTGAGGGCCCAATGCCACAAACGCGTTTCGTACTGCAAAAAGCTATTGATTTAGGTTTAAAACCTTGTGTTGTTATCAATAAAGTTGATAAAGAAAACTGTACTCCTGAGGAAGTTCATGAAAAAGTTTTTGACTTAATGTTTGAATTAGGTGCTGAAGAATGGCAGTTGGATTTCCCAACAGTTTATGGTTCTGCTAAAAACAACTGGATGTCTGATCATTGGGAAAACGTAACGGATAATGTTGAAGCATTATTGGATATGGTCGTTGAAAATGTACCTGCTCCTAAAGTTTCTGAAGGAACACCACAAATGCTAATTACTTCTTTAGATTTCTCTGCTTTTACAGGTCGTATTGCTATTGGTCGTCTTGAAAGAGGAGTTCTTAACGAAGGTATGCCAATCTCATTAGTAAAAAGAGATGGTACAATATCTAAATCCCGTATCAAAGAACTTCATACTTTTGAAGGACTTGGTCGTAAAAAAGTACAACAAGTTATTGCAGGTGATATTTGCGCTATTATTGGTGTTGAAGGATTTGAAATTGGTGATACTATTGCTGATTTTGAAAATCCAGAAGGTTTAAAAACTATTGATATTGACGAGCCTACGATGAGTATGTTGTTTACTATCAATGACTCTCCTTTCTTTGGTAAAGAAGGTAAATTTGTAACTTCTCGTCATATTAGAGAAAGACTGATAAAAGAATTAGAGAAAAACTTAGCAATGAAATTGGGTGAAACTGATTCTGCTGATAAGTTTATGGTTTTTGGTCGTGGAGTACTTCACTTATCTGTTCTTATTGAAACAATGAGAAGAGAAGGGTATGAGTTACAAATTGGTCAGCCACAAGTTATCATCAAAGAAATTGATGGTAAAAAATGTGAACCAATTGAGGAATTAACAATTGATTTACCAGAAACTCTTTCAGGTAGAGCGGTTGAGTTCGTTACATTGCGTAAAGGTGAAATGTTGAGTATGGAAACTAAAGGTGACCGTATGATTGTAAAATTTAATATTCCATCTCGTGGAATTATCGGATTGCGTAATCAACTGTTAACTGCTACTGCCGGTGAAGCAATTATGGCACACCGTTTTATAGGATACGAACCTTACAAAGGAGAAATTGCTGGACGTAACAAAGGTTCATTGATTTCTATGGAAAAAGGAAAGGCTATTCCTTATTCTATCGATAAATTGCAAGATCGTGGTAAGTTTTTTGTTGAACCAAATGCTGAAATTTACGAAGGTCAGGTAATTGGAGAAAACTCTCGTGGTGATGATATGTGTGTAAACGTAACTAAAGAGAAAAAACAATCTAACGTTCGTTCTTCAGGAAATGATGAAAAAGCAAGAATTATTCCACCGATTATTTTCTCTCTTGAAGAAGCTTTAGAGTACATTCAAAAAGATGAATATGTTGAGGTTACTCCAAAATCTATTCGTTTGAGAAAAATATATTTGACAGAAACAGATAGAAAAAGATTTAAATTCTAA
- a CDS encoding response regulator, with translation MFDIILCVDDDPITLMLCKKVISKLSFAQEIITAQNGEEALAYFNTLKYNKTDSLSKSPQLIFLDLNMPVMGGWEFLDLFNSDEFSEFKSTKVIILSSTIDPQDLEKAKTYPVVIDFLSKPISHSMLEYLTNKLS, from the coding sequence ATGTTTGATATAATTCTATGCGTAGATGACGATCCAATAACTCTTATGTTATGCAAAAAAGTGATATCAAAATTATCCTTCGCACAAGAAATAATAACAGCTCAAAATGGTGAAGAAGCTCTAGCTTATTTTAATACGTTAAAATACAACAAAACAGACAGCCTCTCTAAGAGCCCTCAACTTATTTTTTTAGACTTAAACATGCCTGTTATGGGAGGTTGGGAATTTTTAGATCTCTTTAATAGCGATGAATTTTCGGAATTTAAATCAACAAAGGTCATTATACTGTCGTCAACTATAGACCCTCAAGATTTAGAAAAAGCAAAAACCTATCCTGTGGTAATAGATTTTCTATCAAAGCCAATCAGTCATTCCATGCTTGAATACTTAACAAATAAGCTTTCTTAA
- a CDS encoding T9SS type B sorting domain-containing protein: MKINPFFISLFFLLSAPTFAQKEAAIWYFGEYAGLDFNSGSPVALTNGQLSTDEGCTTISDKNGNLLFYTDGTIVYDKAHNVMPNGNGLLGHRSSTQSAIIVPRPNNPNLYYIFTVDEPNPYNADDNNINDVDPPNNGLNYSLVDLRLNNGLGDIVSTEKNIPLITYNKNDSEEVKFKCSEKVTAVQHGDGVSFWVITHFINTFYSFKVGTLGIDKNPVKTVTSFNIPIGGYNYNAIGYLKVSPNGRKLAMANSSTRSTNELGPKNSVIRDTGNVLLFDFNAITGTISNGMKLIENSNPYGLEFSAKSKKIYVTLNKYNNEGLTIGSELLQFDLKNSNIIGSKKIVNSSTNVAGALQLAIDEKIYRAGYPNTSANTTKLSVINNPELDGTSCNYIQNAIDLKLKIAKKGLPPFITSFFLYSFSYEFNCLGDATHFFINTTEKIDSVLWDFGDGTTSTDINAYHTYANTGDYKVTLIKSVNGELREPLEKTITIYDTPKVLSTPFKLIQCDTQDSQPTDGLSTFNLSLANEAICLGKKDFEVYYYHSINDAEADISNTNSIPIIYQNNIPDEQLYAKVIQNNASCSNIGSVILHANKNNLIAPSPLHGCDIDKGEAVFNLEQKKELIKAELNLPSDVRLFFYANENDASLGINELEQQYPSSSKIIFIRAENSEGCYGTGQLELIVEPIPKIKTLENKILCEGELSIVLTPGILPPALINDFSYLWSTGETTPSISINKEGNYNVTVTNKSNCSSVENFEVTLSYLARINDIIIKDLKPQNEVFVDVINPDEYKYMIQFQNGSATVLQDYPFFENIPGGVHELIIENNQGCGQVRKQIIVLQAPTFFTPNGDGYNDYWNIKGINATIDQTTSIYIFDRYGKFLKQLSPSGSGWDGTFNKFPLPSDDYWYTVKLEGGRESKGHFSLKR; encoded by the coding sequence ATGAAAATCAATCCTTTTTTTATCAGTCTATTTTTTTTATTGTCAGCACCTACTTTTGCACAAAAAGAAGCGGCAATATGGTATTTTGGAGAATATGCTGGACTTGATTTTAATTCTGGCAGTCCCGTAGCGTTAACCAATGGTCAATTATCAACTGATGAAGGTTGCACTACTATTTCTGATAAAAATGGGAACTTGCTTTTTTATACTGATGGAACTATTGTATACGATAAAGCACATAATGTTATGCCCAATGGCAATGGTCTATTAGGACATCGCTCAAGCACACAATCTGCAATTATTGTACCTAGACCAAACAATCCTAATTTATATTATATTTTCACTGTTGATGAACCAAATCCTTATAATGCAGATGATAACAATATAAATGATGTCGACCCTCCTAATAATGGATTAAATTATTCTTTAGTAGATTTAAGACTAAACAATGGATTGGGAGATATTGTAAGCACCGAAAAAAACATTCCGCTCATAACCTACAATAAAAATGATAGTGAAGAAGTAAAATTTAAATGTTCTGAAAAAGTAACCGCAGTACAACATGGAGATGGTGTTTCCTTTTGGGTAATTACGCATTTCATAAACACTTTTTATTCTTTTAAGGTTGGGACATTAGGTATTGATAAAAATCCCGTTAAAACAGTCACTTCGTTTAACATTCCGATTGGTGGATATAATTATAATGCGATAGGTTATTTAAAAGTATCTCCAAATGGCAGAAAATTAGCTATGGCTAATTCATCAACAAGATCAACAAATGAATTAGGCCCAAAAAATAGTGTGATAAGAGATACTGGAAATGTTTTACTTTTTGATTTCAATGCAATTACTGGAACAATATCAAATGGCATGAAATTAATTGAAAATTCAAATCCTTATGGACTAGAATTTTCAGCCAAATCAAAAAAAATCTATGTTACTTTAAATAAATACAATAATGAAGGGCTCACTATTGGAAGTGAATTACTACAGTTTGATTTAAAAAATTCAAATATAATTGGCTCAAAAAAAATAGTTAATTCCTCTACTAATGTAGCTGGCGCTTTACAACTTGCAATTGATGAAAAAATATACAGAGCAGGATATCCTAATACAAGTGCAAATACAACCAAATTATCTGTAATAAATAATCCTGAACTAGATGGAACTAGCTGTAATTACATCCAAAATGCTATTGATTTAAAATTAAAAATTGCAAAAAAAGGATTACCTCCTTTTATAACTTCTTTTTTTCTTTACAGCTTTAGCTATGAATTTAATTGCTTAGGAGATGCTACTCATTTTTTTATTAATACCACCGAAAAAATAGATAGTGTACTTTGGGATTTTGGTGACGGAACAACATCTACTGACATAAATGCGTATCATACCTATGCAAATACTGGTGATTATAAAGTTACACTTATAAAGTCAGTCAACGGAGAACTTAGGGAGCCATTAGAAAAAACTATTACTATCTATGATACACCAAAAGTTTTAAGTACTCCTTTTAAATTAATACAATGCGACACTCAAGATTCACAACCTACTGATGGATTAAGTACTTTTAATTTATCTCTTGCAAACGAAGCAATATGTTTAGGCAAAAAAGATTTTGAAGTATATTATTATCACAGTATTAATGACGCAGAAGCTGATATTTCGAACACTAATTCAATACCTATTATATATCAAAATAACATTCCCGACGAACAATTATATGCGAAAGTAATTCAAAATAACGCATCCTGTAGCAACATCGGGAGCGTCATTCTGCATGCTAACAAAAACAATTTAATAGCTCCAAGTCCATTACACGGATGTGATATTGATAAAGGGGAAGCTGTATTCAACTTAGAGCAAAAAAAAGAACTAATAAAGGCCGAATTAAACTTACCTTCAGATGTACGTTTGTTTTTCTATGCTAATGAAAATGATGCTTCTCTTGGAATAAACGAACTAGAACAACAATATCCTTCAAGCTCTAAAATAATATTCATAAGAGCCGAAAATAGTGAGGGCTGCTATGGAACAGGACAACTGGAGCTAATTGTAGAACCAATACCTAAAATAAAAACCTTAGAAAACAAAATTCTATGTGAAGGAGAATTATCAATAGTTTTAACTCCGGGAATATTGCCTCCTGCACTCATTAATGACTTTAGCTATTTATGGTCAACAGGAGAAACAACCCCTTCAATATCTATCAATAAAGAAGGTAATTATAATGTGACCGTTACAAACAAATCAAATTGTTCTAGTGTAGAAAATTTTGAAGTTACTCTTTCCTATTTAGCAAGAATAAATGATATCATAATAAAAGATTTAAAACCTCAAAACGAGGTATTTGTTGATGTCATAAATCCAGATGAATACAAATACATGATTCAATTCCAAAATGGAAGTGCAACAGTTCTTCAAGATTATCCATTTTTTGAGAACATTCCAGGAGGCGTCCATGAATTGATCATCGAAAACAATCAAGGTTGTGGTCAAGTAAGAAAACAAATAATTGTACTTCAAGCTCCTACTTTTTTTACTCCAAATGGAGATGGCTATAATGACTACTGGAACATAAAGGGTATAAATGCCACTATCGATCAAACTACTTCGATTTATATTTTTGATAGATATGGGAAATTCCTTAAACAATTATCTCCATCAGGATCTGGATGGGACGGAACTTTTAATAAATTCCCATTACCATCTGATGATTATTGGTATACTGTTAAATTAGAAGGAGGAAGAGAAAGTAAAGGCCATTTCAGTTTGAAGAGATAA
- a CDS encoding PAS domain-containing protein gives MKNKTNQISIIYILISLFVAIISHKLLQKYTSTSDFYFFNFIKDIVFIVLSGLLFRYILSKNDQKNISIFKKLKKTNDEIKESNEKYDIVAKATSDTIWDWKIQEDQISWNKGIESVFGYKEYEVGNSSQWWFDKIHPEDSIKMSIKLYSFIEQKTEKWQDQYRFRCADNSYKYVLDRGFLLKDENGKAIRMIGAIQDITKQKEEEQRLKLLETVITQSKDSIVITEANSNEGKIPNIIYVNPAFSSMSGYASEEIVGKSLNIFNGENSDTNELQKLLNAIEHKEECLLETISYKKNKEEYWVRLSMIPIYNIENELSHWISIQRDISVDKKQEKEKEQLIRELTQNNKDLKQFSYITSHNLRAPLSNLTGLLNLIEDIPIENDELQEILDGFNKSTHLLNETINDLVKVIIIKDNPSIKKEEILLKEVFENVFSQLSFQIELFKPIIKINFDNVSIININKAYIESILLNLLTNAIKYRSENRKLKITIHANQVDDQVELSFKDNGIGIDLERNKDKVFGLYQRFHNYPDSKGLGLYLVKSQVETMGGTISIESEVNKGTAFTLTFKNK, from the coding sequence ATGAAAAATAAGACCAATCAAATATCTATAATTTATATCCTTATTTCCCTATTTGTGGCTATTATCAGCCATAAATTATTACAAAAATACACCTCTACTTCTGATTTTTATTTTTTCAACTTTATAAAAGATATTGTATTCATTGTTTTATCAGGATTATTATTCCGATACATTCTTTCTAAGAATGATCAAAAAAATATTTCTATTTTCAAAAAATTAAAGAAAACAAATGACGAAATCAAAGAATCGAATGAAAAATATGACATTGTAGCAAAAGCAACTAGTGACACTATTTGGGATTGGAAAATTCAAGAAGACCAAATTTCTTGGAACAAAGGAATTGAAAGCGTTTTTGGATACAAAGAATACGAAGTAGGAAACAGCTCTCAATGGTGGTTTGACAAAATACATCCAGAAGACAGTATCAAAATGTCTATAAAACTCTATTCCTTTATTGAACAAAAAACAGAAAAATGGCAAGATCAGTATCGTTTTAGATGCGCAGACAACTCTTATAAATATGTTTTAGATAGAGGATTTTTGTTAAAAGACGAAAACGGAAAGGCCATAAGAATGATTGGAGCAATTCAAGACATTACCAAACAAAAAGAAGAAGAACAAAGGCTTAAACTCCTTGAAACCGTAATTACACAATCTAAGGACTCTATAGTAATTACCGAAGCGAATTCAAATGAAGGTAAAATTCCAAATATAATATATGTAAATCCGGCATTTTCTTCTATGTCAGGATATGCATCCGAAGAAATAGTTGGAAAATCTCTTAATATCTTTAATGGAGAAAACTCAGACACAAATGAGCTCCAAAAGCTATTAAACGCCATCGAACATAAAGAAGAATGTTTATTAGAAACTATTAGCTACAAAAAAAATAAGGAAGAATATTGGGTTCGACTCTCTATGATACCTATATACAATATTGAAAATGAACTGTCGCACTGGATTTCAATTCAAAGAGATATTTCAGTAGATAAAAAACAAGAAAAAGAAAAAGAGCAACTCATCAGAGAGTTAACACAAAACAATAAAGATTTAAAACAATTCTCTTACATTACATCACACAATCTTAGAGCTCCGTTATCAAATCTTACCGGATTATTAAATCTTATTGAAGACATACCTATTGAAAATGACGAGCTTCAAGAAATACTTGACGGCTTCAACAAATCAACTCACTTATTAAACGAGACAATAAATGACTTGGTAAAAGTTATCATCATTAAAGACAACCCTTCTATCAAAAAAGAAGAAATTTTACTTAAAGAAGTTTTTGAAAATGTTTTTAGCCAGCTTAGTTTTCAAATAGAATTATTCAAACCTATCATCAAAATAAACTTTGACAATGTTTCTATCATTAATATAAACAAAGCATACATTGAAAGTATACTTCTGAATTTACTAACGAACGCTATAAAATACCGCTCTGAAAACAGAAAACTAAAAATAACAATTCACGCCAATCAAGTTGACGATCAAGTTGAGCTTAGCTTTAAGGACAATGGAATTGGAATTGATTTAGAAAGAAATAAAGACAAAGTCTTTGGACTTTACCAACGATTCCATAATTACCCCGACAGCAAAGGATTAGGACTTTACCTTGTAAAATCACAAGTTGAAACTATGGGAGGAACTATAAGTATTGAAAGCGAGGTCAACAAGGGAACTGCTTTTACATTAACATTTAAAAACAAATAA
- a CDS encoding OmpP1/FadL family transporter, with product MKKYIFILLTGLTFGVTQAQEIGDAVRYSQDNLNGTARFRAMGGAFGALGGDMSAINVNPAGSAVFSNNQIAATVSNFDAKNNSNYFGTLTTQKDNSFDLNQAGGVFVFKNQNTNSNWKKFSVAINYENTNNFDNSLYSVGVNPTNSIDGYFLAYANGVPLDILQNSNYSDLNHGAQQAFLGYQAYIINPVDNNAANTLYTSNVPAGGNYYQENHITKNGFNGKLSFNAATSYKDKLFLGINLNSHFTDYYQSSSFYEDNNAPLTSDYTISRLRFNNDLYTYGTGFSFQAGAIAKVTNEFRLGLSYESPTWLKLSDEFSQKIVAVSANTVEELPSDVVDPQVTNYYSPYKLQTPSKWTFSTAYIFGKTGLISIDYAVKDYSNTKFKPENDSYFQGLNSQMNATLASTSELRIGAEYKIEALSLRAGYRHDQSPYKNTSTIGDLTSYSGGLGYNFGSTKVDLSYSYAKRDSNEGFFAQGFTDGAQINTKNNNVSLTLLFEL from the coding sequence ATGAAAAAATATATTTTTATTCTACTTACAGGTTTAACTTTTGGAGTAACACAGGCACAAGAAATTGGAGATGCAGTACGTTATTCGCAAGACAACTTGAATGGAACCGCTCGTTTTAGAGCTATGGGAGGCGCTTTTGGTGCTCTTGGAGGAGATATGTCAGCTATTAATGTGAATCCTGCTGGATCAGCTGTTTTTTCAAACAATCAGATAGCTGCAACCGTAAGTAACTTTGATGCAAAAAACAATTCTAACTACTTTGGGACTTTAACTACTCAAAAAGACAATTCATTTGACCTTAATCAAGCAGGTGGCGTATTTGTTTTTAAAAACCAAAACACCAATAGCAATTGGAAAAAGTTTTCGGTAGCGATAAACTATGAGAATACTAACAATTTTGACAATTCATTATATTCAGTTGGAGTAAACCCTACAAATTCTATTGATGGTTATTTTTTAGCATATGCTAATGGTGTTCCTTTAGATATTCTACAAAACTCTAATTATTCTGATTTGAATCACGGAGCCCAACAAGCTTTTTTGGGATATCAGGCCTACATTATAAATCCTGTAGACAATAATGCAGCTAATACACTATACACCTCAAATGTTCCAGCTGGCGGAAATTATTACCAAGAAAATCACATTACTAAAAATGGATTTAACGGGAAATTGTCTTTCAATGCTGCAACTTCTTACAAAGACAAACTATTTTTAGGGATAAACTTAAATTCTCATTTTACTGATTATTACCAATCTTCAAGTTTTTACGAAGATAATAATGCACCATTAACTTCAGATTACACAATTTCAAGATTACGTTTTAATAATGATTTATACACCTATGGTACCGGATTTTCATTTCAAGCAGGTGCTATTGCTAAAGTCACTAATGAATTCCGATTAGGTCTTTCTTATGAATCTCCAACTTGGCTAAAATTAAGTGATGAATTTTCACAAAAAATTGTTGCTGTAAGTGCTAATACGGTCGAAGAACTTCCTAGCGATGTTGTTGACCCTCAAGTTACTAATTACTACTCTCCATACAAATTACAAACACCAAGTAAATGGACTTTTAGTACTGCTTATATTTTTGGAAAAACAGGGTTAATAAGCATTGATTATGCTGTGAAAGATTATAGTAACACCAAATTTAAACCCGAAAATGATTCTTATTTTCAAGGCTTAAATAGTCAGATGAATGCAACTTTAGCAAGTACTAGTGAATTACGAATTGGTGCTGAATATAAAATCGAAGCTTTGAGTCTTAGAGCAGGATACCGTCATGACCAAAGTCCTTATAAAAACACCTCTACAATTGGAGATTTAACTAGTTATTCAGGTGGCTTAGGTTATAATTTTGGTTCAACCAAAGTTGATTTATCTTATTCATATGCAAAGAGAGATTCCAATGAAGGTTTCTTTGCACAAGGATTTACTGATGGAGCTCAAATTAATACCAAAAACAACAATGTATCTCTAACCCTATTATTTGAATTATAA